In the genome of bacterium, the window CAACAGCATCGAGCACGCCCTTGCCGAGGTAACGATTCTCGTCTCCATCCCGCAACTCAAGCGCCTCACGTTCACCTGTAGAAGCGCCGGAAGGGACAATCGCCCGGCCAAACGAGCCGTCTTCGAGTGCAATTTCCACTTCAACTGTCGGATTGCCGCGCGAATCCAAAACTTCGCGCGCATAAATACTGGATATCTCAGACATGTTCTTTATTTTTGTAAAATAATAGGGTAACCTGAATATACGAAGGCTGAACCGAAGGTGCAACCGCCAAACTTACTCAACCCCTACAGCGACGGGTCGTCAACCTCCTCGGCCGGCTCACTTGTATGGTCCCCTCCCAAAATTGAGTCGTGAATCTCCAAGGCCCGTGTATAGTACTCCTCCGGAACCTGTATCCGCCACGCCTTTCCGAGCGTCTCTGTTCCTGTCACCACCCCCAGTCCACCACTTGCCAAATCCGTCTTGACGATGTTCGGAATCTCCTCATTGTCAAGTACTTCCGTTACCATGGCCACCCAAACACCCCCTCCAAGCGGCGGCAGCGACTTCCAATTTGTATAAGACTTGACTTGGTCGCTCATTGCTCTCCCCTTTCTGATTCATCCGCCGATCGGAAATAGAAAAACCTTTCCATCAGCCGTTGATAGTCCGAAAACTCCTGCATATCCGGCGTCTTCGCCCTTACTTGTTCAAAGGCGTTAACCCGACTGTCAAGCTCATCGAGGTAGTGCAACACCAGCGCCTCCAGCGTCATCGGCTTCACAGGCGAGCCCTTATCCCCGTCTCCCTGATGCGACAATATCAGATGCAGCAACTGCTTGCGCATTTCTGCCGGAAAATTCTCTATCGCTCTAATCTTCTCTTCCACCAGCAGAGTACCCACTGTGATGTGCCCAAGCAGCCTGCCATCGCTTGTGTAATCAAGCGCGGGTTCAAACGTCAACTCGACCACCTTGCCGATATCGTGAAGCAGTGTTCCGGTAATCAGCAAATCACGGTGCAACTGCGGATAATGTTCCGCCATTTGTCCGGCCAGTTTCACCATGGACAGCGTATGCTCGACAAGGCCTCCCACTGTTGAATGATGCCAGTTCTTGCCGCCCGGCGTCTCCAGAAACTTGCTCCTCAACTCGTGGTCGTCAAACACCAAATGCAGAAGCCTGTTCAACGATTCGTCTTTGACCGAATCAATCTGTTCGTTGAGCAGTTCGCTCGCCCGGTTCGGAGAAAGAGCCGAGTGAGGCAGAAAACTTCTCTTATCAGGAACTTCCTGCTCGCTCGCCTTGCGAATCTGTGACAGAGTGAGGCTTGGAGTCTTCATGTAGAAATCAACCCTGCCATCCACATAGACTGCATCGCCGGCCCGCAGCGACCCAAGCGCATCACTGAAATTATCCCACTGCTTGGCCTCAATTTTCCCGCTTGCGTCCGCGAGCTCGACTACAAGAAATGGCTCGCCGTTCTTCTTGTTGCGAGTCTCGATCTTGGTCAGCAAGTAGAAACCCTGCACCTGATCGTTGGCCGAGTATTCACGAACTGCTTTCAGGTCCGGGGTTGTCGCAAGCGTCACGGCCATCTCAGTCGCACTCCGCTAGTCGCCTGCTTATCTCATCCAAGTCTTCCTGTGGTCTTCCCGATTCCCGCGCCAGCATGGTGGCGATCAACAGCTCATATTTCGCCATACCACGTTTGTTCGACGCTTCGAGCGGATCCACGGCAGACAGATTCTCCGCCCATTTCAGAAAGACCATTGCCAAACCATAATGCGCCCAACCAACTCGAAACTCCTTCGTGTCGCCGGTCATCATCTCCCACTCTTCCCATGCCGCAAGCGCCGCTTGCGCCTTCTCCTGAGCCTCCTCGAAATTATGCAGCTCGGCCAGAGTTCCGGCCAGATTGTTGCTGCTTGTCGCTTGTGCACGAATTCTCGTAACCGGCTCTGTTATCTGTGCCGCAACTTCGAGACTTTCCCGCAGTACGCGCTCCGATTCCGTCCAATCCATCAGATAGTAGCAGTCCACGTCTATGCTGATAAGACAGTCGTGCTCTTCCTCGGCAGAGCCGTAGTGCTGCGCCAATTCCAGAGCGGCATAGTGCCTTTTTCTCGACTCCTCATATCCCCCTCGTTTGCGCTCGATATAACCGAGCTTGCGTTCGATCCGCGAAAGCAATCGTCCTGATTCCGCTGCTCCCGAAATCTCTTTGCATTTCGCCGCCGCCTGTTGCAGCACCGTCTCCGCCTCGTTCAAATTCCCCTGTCCAATCCGTGCCAGACCCGACAGATAGCCGTGCCATGCAAAGTCCGATGGAGTCTTCAAATCCACCCGCAACAAAACGAGCGCTTCATCGAAGCGCTCATCGTCAATCGCCTCCTGAGCTCGCTGCGCCCAGGGTTGTCCTTGCAGAACTCCTTCAGGCCGCTGAGCCAGCACAGTCGTCGTTAGAATCAATAGCAATCCCCAAATTTTCATTGAGAATGTGGTACGGAGGATTACATGCGGTAACTTAGCGTCAGCAGAGTCTGCGAACTGCGAATATCTTCCTTCAAGCCCGTGGTCACTTCTTCGGTGTACGAGGCCGTACGCCACGTCGCGTCCAACATCACAGACCGGTCAATCAGAACGCCAAATCCAAGCGAAAGAACTCCCTTGTCGGCATCTTCACCTGCGTCCTTGAAATTCGACGGCTCAATACTGTATCCCAGTCTGCCCCGGAGTCCGTACGCCGGAAACAGATACTCTCCGCCCAGCGATATTCGAGTTGTGCTCTCATACCGTTCCCGAATCTGGCGGTTCCCCTCGGCGCGCGTCACTCCTTCATACGGCGTGTCCCCGCGAAACTCAAGCGACTTCCAGTCACGATACTCAATATCGCCCGCCAACATCCACCGGCCCGGCGCAACACTTGCTCCCATCCGCCAAATCCAAGGATACGACATTTTGTAATCGAAATAACCGTCGTCTCCGTCAATCACCCATTCCTCGTTCAAACTCATGGAAAACGGTGTTGATGTCGCAACTCCGATTCGAACCATTCTTCCCGGACGATAAAGTCCGCCCAGATTGAAATTCCAGCCGCCCAAGTCCGTGAAAATGGACTGTTCTGTCTGAACGGTCGAATTGTATTGTCCAAGTAATGAGTAATCGCTTGAACCCGTCCAATAGTTGATTCCAGCGCCAACCGACAAATTCGGCGAAATGTCGACGGCTGTCGCAAAGGACCACTGGCCCAGCTTGCCGCTCTCTACTTCATCGAAATTGTCCCAATCCTGCCCGGCCTGACCGCTCTCGACCTGAGTCCGGCGTTCAAAATCCGTTACCTGCGAGTAACCAAAGGCAAAACTCAAAGCACCCTGATAAACAGGCACGGGAAAAACCACACCGATGTTGTTCAGCCGCATCGCGTCTGTTGAGCCTTCACGATTCAAGCCAAAATAACTCGACTCGTTCGAAAATCCAGTTCGCAATAGCGTGCCCTGTACTTCAATGCGTTTCACCTGCGCCAAACCCGCAGGATTCCACCATATCGCCGAAAAGTCATCTGCGATTCCCGTATATGTGCCGCCCAAGCCAAGCGCGCGAGCGCCCGAGCCAAGCTGCTGACCTCCGGTCAGCAAGAGACGTTCCGGTATTTCATCCTGTGCAAAAACCAAACTTGCGACAAGAAGCTGTGCGAGAAGTATGTATCGTGTCATTGTCTTTTCTTATCGTCTCCGCTTGCCGTTGCGCTTCTGCGAATTATCCTGCGCAGGCTGCGGATTCTTCACTTCCGGTGTTACCGGCTGAACTGCCGGAGGAGTAGGATTTGCCGGCGGATTATAGGTGGCTCCGCCCCCTGTCGCGCCGCCGCCGTTATATATCGGCGGGGGGCTTACATCGCTTGAACGGCGACCCGGGCGCTGTGACGGCGGTTCACCCGGCTTTCCCGGACTTCCACCCCACCATGGGCGATTGTGATACCAGTCATGCCACCACGGACGGCCGTAGTAATCGTAATAGCCGTAGTAGCCCCAATAATAGTTAGGCGAAAACCGGTTGAAATCAAATCCCCACCGCGTGTAACCGCGCGGACGTCCCCAGTAAGACCAGTTGTCATAGTAATACGGATCATAATTCGGATAGACATCCACCGTTTCCGGCTTCGTCAGCGTCGTATCTATCGCCGTCGAATCGTATCGGTTGTAAAGCGAATTCTCCGAAAACGGTCCCTGATCTTCCATCCCGGGACGGTAAAGTTTCGTGTAACAACCCGTGGACAAGACCAATAGCCCAAGAGTTGTAAACAAAATTAAAATGCGGGTCTTCATAGCATCCTCTTCTATTGCGGGACGGCCCCGACAAACATCACATTGCCGTCCGTACGGTCAAGCTTCAAAAACAAATACGCGTAAGTCTCGGCATGACAAACTTCCTGCTGCGGCTGCTCCCGCAACGAGATAACCGTCACGTCCTCATGCCGTGTCACCGCCTCCACGCGCTCCGCGTAATCTACACAGCCGAATCCTTCAAGCCCCCAGAATATCGCCACCACCATGCTCGAATCAAAATCCACATACGGAGGCGCGAATACACATCCGTTGCTGCATTCGGGATGGGCAGCCCAAAAATTCTCCCATCGCTGCCATGAACGAAACACCTGAGTGTGCGGCTCATCCACCTGCAGCAAGGTCGATGTCAAAACCGTTTCATAGGAAATCTGCTCCGGCGCGCTTGCGCCCTCCTCACGGTCACAGGAGGCAAGCAGCATTGCAGTAGCCAATATCGCCAACAGCTTGGACATCATACCTTTCCTACTTCTTCTCCATCAGTATCGTCATGATTGCCTTCTGAGCGTGCAGTCGGTTTTCCGCCTGATCGAACACAACGCTATGCGGGCCATCCATAACTCCGTCCGTTATCTCCTTGCCACGTTCAGCAGGCAGGCAGTGCAGAACTATGCAATTCCTGTCCGCATGCGAAACCAACTGCTCGTTCAATTGAAAAGCTCGCAGCTTGCGCGCCTTGTCGTCCGCCTGGTCTTTCTGCCCCATCGAAGCCCAAACATCCGTGTACAGCACATGAGATCCTTTGACCGCCCGCACCGGATCATGTTCAACAATCACTCGTGAATTGCCCAGCTTATTCGCCGCATCCACAAGCTTCATGTCCGGCAGCGTATCTTCTGCAGTGCCGATGACCAGCTCGAAATTCAGCCGTTGAGCAAGCTCTATCCAACTATTCGTGATGTTGTTCCCGTCACCCACATAGGTAATCCGGAAATCGTCAAATCGGCCAAGCTTCTCATACACCGTCTGAATGTCCGCCATGATCTGACAGGGATGCGAGTAATCCGTCAATCCGTTGATGACCGGAATATCCGCGTGCTTCGCCAACTCTTCCACATCCCTGTGGCTGAATGTGCGAATCATAATGCCGCCCAGATAGCGCGACAGCACCTGAGCCGCGTCGGAAATCGTCTCGCGCTTGCCAAGCTCAATCTCCTTCTCGGTAATATACAAAGCGTGCCCGCCCAGCTCGGCAATCCCGACTTCAAACGAAATGCGCGTCCGCAAACTCGCTTTGTGGAAAATCAGCCCCCAAACTTGCCCTTCAAGCGGCCGAACTTCCTCGTGGCGATTCCTCCGCTCCTTTAACTCGCGGGCAAGTGCTAATGTTTCAATAACCTCGTCACGGCTGAAGTCGGTGACGGCCAAAAAATCGCGATGATTTCGCATGTACATATCTGATTTAAGAGTTTCTGTGTTAATTCCGGCAGTTCCGAAGCTAATTACTTCAGGAACATCAGTTTCTGTGTCCCGACAAAGTGCCCTTTCGCCGACATCCGGACAAAATAAATTCCCGATGTCAACTGCGTCCCGCCATTCGTAACCCCGTTCCACCGCAGTTCATACCTTCCCGGTGAAGGAGGCATTTCCGTGCTCGACCAAACCATTTGACCCAGTACATTGTGTATCGAAAACTCCACCGGTCCTGAGGCCGGTGCATCGTACGCAATCGTTGTTGTCGGATTAAACGGATTCGGATAGACCTTGGATAGTGCGTACTCCGTCGGGAACGGACTCGGATTGCGCGGCGAAGACAAATCCACTCCCCCCATCACCTGGATGTTGTCAAAATGGATTCCCAGGTCGCCCAGCACGTTATCCGTCTTCAAACGAAAGCGAACATACACATTCGTGTTTCCGGCCCACGGACTCAGGTCACACCACACCCGGTTCCACGGCTTCTCCAAGTCGCTGAAACCGCGCACCTCTTGCCAGTCCGTCCCGTTCACCGATGCGTCCACAAAGAAACTGTCACCCGGCATATCCAGCCTGCCGCGATAATCAAATCGCAAATGAAATGCGTTCCCGCTTGTCAGATTGAGTGAATTGTTATACGTGAAGGTCGCGTTTAAGTTGTTCCCGTAGTTTTCGCGGTATCCCGGCCCGTTCGTGTGCACGCAGATCCCGTAGTTCAGAGATGTCGTGTCCACCGTCTGCCGCCATGCACCGCCTGCCGCCGTCCAATTGCCGATTCCCTGTTCAAAATCCTCACTGAACAAAACCGTTCCCGTCGGCACAGTAAACGTCACCGTCGTATCGTTGTTATGATAAAAATGGAACGTTCTCGCGATTAAGTTCTGATTCAGCGGCTCCACACGGAAATGAACGACTCCCTCTGGTTTTGAAAGTTCGATCATGCCAACATCGTACCGGTAGCGTTGCGGATAGCCGTTGTCAACCAGCACGTCCGCTGAAACTGCCTGACTGGATTCGTTCACCACATTGAAATTCAAACCGTACCACGGCAGCGGTTCAAGTTCCAACGTCGTCGTCACCGTTGTCCCGCCCGGGTTGACAGTGACCGTGTTTGTGTCGTTGCGGAATCCTTCCTTGCGCGCCATCACTTGTATCGTCCCCGGCGGCGGCAGAATCGTCGCGCTGCCGTGCTCCTCGTTCGTATACCACGGATTCAAAATTGCCGACCACGAATTCAAAATCCGGTATTCCGCCGAGATTGGTGCTCCCGTCAGACTGTTCCGTGTATGAATCTTCACCGGCGAACCCTGATTCTGCATGTCATTCCCGTTCGGGAAATTTATCAATCGCCGCGCCAGCCACTCCATTGGAGGTATCAGCGTCTGTGCCAATCCCGGTAAGTTCGGTGCCGGTGCCAAAGAGTCACAGGTCGGCTGTATGTCAATCCGTGGACTCGTCTCCGTCAAAATCTGAATCGTCCCCAAATTCCGGTAAAACCAATCGTGCAGCGCGCCATTGCGCGTCGCTCCGATGACTTCAAGATAGGGCTGCGTCCCCGGATGTTTAATCGTCTTACCAATGTAACCGCGGTTCACGATCCCGATTGCCGTGCAGTCCGGTGCAAACTTCGCATTCCCGTCAAGTCCCCACTGCCAAGCGACAATACACCGCTCCGACACATTCCCCGAACGCGAAGAGTGCCACACAATCGAAACCGTCGGTTTTATCCTCAATGCTAAATCTCTCACCGCCCGCGATTCCGGTTCCGAGAACGGTCCCGGCCCGCGAAAATAGTCAAATGGCTCCACGTTCTCGCGCACAAACAGCGTGTCGCCGTATATCCAATTGATATCCCAGTTACGGTTCAAATCCACTCCGCATGAATCCTCGCCCATGCCTTGCACGACAATGCAGGAATCCAAATGAAGTTCCGGCGGTACATAACCGTTCTTTCGCCAATAATTGTCGAGTCCCAGAGAGATGACCTCCAACCCGTCCGGATTCATCGTCGGCACAACATAAACCTGCGTCTGATTCCGAATCGTCCGGTACGGCTCCTGATTCGTCACCAGCTTCTGCATGAACCGAAGCGTCGCCTCCATACCCGCCACCTCTTCGGCATGGATATGAGCGATAATGAGATTCACCGGCTCGTCCTCGAACGTTGCTACATTGTCTGAGATCTTCACCGAGTAAAGCGGAAACTGATGGCCAAGCATCTCCCCGCGGGAATGACCGATCGAGTCCACCTGAACAAACTGCGGAAAATCTGACTGCAAATCAAAAATGAACTCATAGAGTTCATCAAGCGTGTGATAACACGAGTCCAAGCCTTGCGCATACACGCCGCTTGATAAAACGAGCACACTTAGAATACAAAAGATGCTGCGCATGATGCGGGTCCTCATGTGTCTTCTCTCTCTAATCCTCATTCAAGTCCGTCCCGGTCTGTCTTGCCCTGAAAATGCTGCGGCGCGGGGCAGATTTGTGCCCCGCGCCGCGCTGTACGCTTACTTAATCAACACCATCTTCTTTACCGTCTGGAAACTCGGAGTCTCGAGCCGGTAGAAGTATGTACCCGAAGACAACTCTGATGCGTCGAAACGCACCTGATACGTGCCCGCATGCATCACTTCGTCCACCAAAGTCGAAACCAGCTGGCCAAGTGTGTTGAATACTCCAATCCTAACTGCCTCCGTCGCTGGAAGAGTGAATCGGAACTCCGTTGTCGGGTTAAACGGATTCGGAAAATTCTGCGTCAGCATGTATTCCCGCGGCATCGGAGCCGGAAGTTCACGAACACTCACCGTGTAGTCGTTCACCCAGTTGCCCCAGATGTTCTGCAGAGGCTCTTTACCCGATGAACGCCAGTCCACCCACACCGCCGACACGCCGCCATGATAGTCATGCGCAAGTGCCGGCTGATTCTGGTTCTGATACTCCACGTTGATCGCACCGCCCAGCGGCGTCTCGCCGCTCGACTGATCCCACCACGGCTCGGCAATATTGCTCTGCTCGTCAAGATGCAAACCGTAGATATCCGAATAAGGATTCGTGCGGCCGTCTTCCCAAACCATGTACAGCCCGTCACTCCACTCAACCAGCAATTGCTGATCGCTCTGGTCGCTGTTCGCGCCGCAAATCCAGCGACCGGTCTGTTCCGGCCAGATCCGCGATCCGTCCGGATTCAACTTCTGTCCAAAGAGATCAAGATTCGCTCCATTACGGAAATCCTGCCACACCACGAACACTCTGCTCTGGCTGTCCACAGCCAGCCGCGGCAGCTTCTGGTCCTGCGCAAAAGTTACAATCAACCTGCCATTGTTCGTCCACTGCGCCTGTCCGGCTGCGTTCAATCGCTGGCCATAGATGTCCTTCGATTGAATCTCATCGCGGTCGTCCGTCCATACAAGATACACTCCGCCCTGGCCATCTGCGGCTATCTGAGGCTCCTGCTGATTGCGCGGCGCCGTCGAAACCGCCGTCTGCCACGCAACCGTGCCGTCTCCGCAGACTTTCGCTGCCCGAACGTCAAGCTGACCGAACTCGCCCGTCTGCCAAACCGCGACCACGCACCCGTTACCGTCGGCCACCGCAAACGGATTCGAATCATCCGAAGTTGCGTCGCTCGATAATAACGCCGGCTCGTTCCACATCGGCTCGCAGTCCGCGTTCATCCGCATCGCATAAACGTCAAGCTGGAAGTTCTGGTCAAAACCTGCCCAAACCACGTAGCAGCCGCCCGCTCCGTCAGGAACAACTTGTGCGTCCTTCTGGTCAACACCAGAGGCCGATACAATCGCACCCGCGCTGTCGCAAGCCAAATGTCCATTCTGTCCCACGCGCTGCAAACGAATCTGAATCAATCCGTCCGCCAGATTCTCGAACACACAGTAGAAACCGTTGTTGTCGTCCGTGCATACAAAAGGCTTGGCCTGACCGAACACGTCGCCCGCTACCGAAACCGGTGCGATCGGAGAGCCGTTCTCTGGAATATGCGGGAACGTGCGATCATATGTTGTGTCTAAAACCTGATAGTAAATCTGCTTGCCGTAGTTTACTCCACGGTTGTCTTCCCAAACAAATGCGACGTTGCCCCAGAACATTCTTACGTTCATCGGACTTGTCGCGTCGCCGTCCAAGCCGAAAATAATCTCCTGGTCACGTTCGACCACGCATGTTGCAAGATTGCACTGAGCAACGCGCACCGTGCGTGAACCGCGATAGAAGTCGGCGTAAATACAGAACACGTCGCTGCCGTCGCCGCTCATGCGCAATACCGCTTCCTGCTGCTGGTTGTTCCCTGTGTTCACCGCAACACCGCAGTCGCCGCACTGCTGCACGCCGCTCGCGTTCAAGTGCTGAATATATGTGTTGTATTGCGTAATGTCACCTGCATCGTGGCGAGTGTCATCCCAAACGTACATTCCGCCACCGGCTAAATCCGAAGTCAAACGGCTGTTGTCACGCGACTCGCCCGTGCCGCCCGGTCCTGCATTGCCGCACACCTTCACGCCGTTCGCCGTCCATAAATGGCTGCCCGCGGCATTCGTCTTCTGTGCAAACACTTCTTCCACCGAACCGTTCTCGCGCACGTCCTGCCAGCACGTCAGCACACCGTCCTGAGCGTCATTGTTGAAGCTCGGAGTGATACGCGCGCCGCGCTGATCATCGTTTGCATTGCAAACCACTATTCCATCTTCAGTCCACTGTGCGTCACCGGCTCCATTGAATCGCTGCATGTACAGGTTGTTCGATGTGCCGTCACGTTCATCCTGCCAAATAAAGTAGGCACCGCCCGTCGTGTAGTCCGGACACAGCTTCAAGCCCAACTGACGGCTCGTGAAATCACACACTGCGCGGCCGCCAACTCCGCCCCACGGCAGAGTGCCGCTGTTCGTTATTTTGGCCGCAAACACGTTGCCGCCGTCACGGTTGTCATTCCAACCGACGATCAAACCGCCCTGTCCGTCCGTGTCAGCCGTGATTCCTGTCTGCACACCGGATGCGTCCGTCACTGAAACGACGCTGCCCCAGCCGCGTTGTCCGTTTGACAAAATTCTCTGCGCGTAAATATCCGCCGCGTCGCCGCGACGTGTGTCTTCCCATGCCACAATTGCGCCGCCCGAACCGTCCGTTGCGCCGCGAAGCGTTGTTTCATTGGTCATTGAGGTCGTGTTCGTGTCCACGATCATCCCGTCCGGATGCCACAGCTTGGCGCCCGTGTAGTCGAGCTTCTGTGCAAACACGTCGCCCGTGCTGTCATAACGAAAGTCAATCCACGCAATGATGAAACCGCCGTCCGTTACGATCGGCTCTGGATCCTCTTGCCGGAACGGATAATTGATCACATGCACCGGCCAGCCCGGTGCCAGATCACCATCCGGCTCTATCAACTGTGCGAAAACATCACGGTCACCTGTTCGAGTGTCCGACCACGTCATCAACGTGTAACCGTTGGCATCCGTGTACGCGGCGCGTTGCCACTCGATGTGATGGCCTTGCCTTATCGGGCGTCCCGGGGGACCCCATTGGCGGGGATCGTCAGCGAACGATACACTCACGTTCCACAGCAGACCGACCGTGCATAGCAGCAGTGCGAAGTACCTCAATGAGGCGGTGCTGGGTCTCTTCATCTTGCCTGACTCCTCTAACTGATACAAAGGGGAATAAAAAACAATATCTTAAGTTTCTTCGAAAACATTCTTCCAGTCTGTGAAAATAAGCATTCCCCATCCGAGTTGCAAGTAACCTCATGGATTTTGAGAAATTACATCCTGTGTTTTCAATTACTTTGCATACTACGTTCACCGAAAGAGAGGCACTCCTACAAGCCGCTCTTTATTCGTCTTACAACCTTCATCATCCTTCGGTTCAATTGGGGCACGGCATCTCTTGAAATCTGAAGTCTTTTTCAAGATTTCTATTCTGTCACCCCGAACATAGCAAAAGATCACTTCATGCCTGCAAATACTCTTTCATCCCGCAACTTAGTCACGAGCAACTGGCACCGGCGAATGCACGATTTCCTGTAAAGACTTCCGGCTCCAAGAGCCTCTCTATTTCTTCAAATTCCAATGTCATGCCTCTTTAGACCTTCTTTTTTGACTAACCTTATCTAAATCATACACTTCCTAAGTTCAATATTTGAGTTTTTTCTCTTGACCGTACGTTCAATTCTTCGTATATTAGTAGAGTCATTAAGATTGAACTTGTTTGACTTTGTAAATTATAGCACACGATACTGTTCACTTTCCGCGTTTTCGCGATGCTCCCGTATCGTACGTTTCCACCTTTTTACACTGTATCACATTACCAGAAGTCCCTGCATCAGAAAAACGTTAGCATCGGAACGCAGGTGGAGATTCAGCCGTGAAACATGTAAATTGTGGCAAACTATGGGAGCTCCTATGATGAAAACCCTCGTCCTCACACTGCTTTGCCTTGCAGCTTTCGCTCGCGCAGATGAAACCGTTCTGCGCTCGCTCGAGACCACGGCCTCACCCCTCCAATGCTGGCGCGCGCTCTGTGAAGATTGGATATACAAGCAGTGGATGCCCGTTCAATCCGTCACCTTCGGTGGTGCACCTGAAACCCCGTGGCGGGTAACTTTTAAGGACGGTTCTTTTGAAGAGGGAATCCTCAAAGTCCTTGAACCCGGCCGAGTCCTCGAATACACCTATCACGGTGAATATGAAATCGAGACCGTGCACCTTGATTTCATCCCGACTGAGACCGGCACAACCATTAAGCTCGTTCATACGATTCCCGGTCGTGATGGCCGCACACTTAAGTCTGCGATGAATGCCGGTGACCGCTGGGAAGCACGCTTCACGTTCCTGCGAACCTACCTCGATTCGCGGCCAAATTCTTATTTGGTTAAGCCCTACGGCGACGGCCGATATCCCGCCGTTCTGCTGCTTCACGACCGATTCGGATTAAACAACACCGTCCGCGCACTGGCCGACTCTCTGGCCAATCGAGGCTACGTTGTGCTTGCAATGGACATGTTCAAAGGTGATCGCACCAGTGATGTCGCGCAGGCCCGTCAGTTTCTGCAACTGGTAAATGAGTCCGACGCGTTGCGTGCAGTCGGCTCGGCTTGGCAAGCATTGCTGGCCGACTCCTCCGTGAATCGCAGCCGTATCGGTGTTGCCGGGCTTGGATGGGGTGGAGAAATGACCATGCGCGTTCTCGCTGCCGATCCGTCCTTCAGAGCGGGCGTTGCGTGGTATCCGTCCACTGCACCTGCGGACACTATTCTGACTCGCATTGCCGCGCCGCTTATGATTATACACGCGGCTCCAGCTATGGACAAACCAACATCGCAAGCCGAGGCAATGTCACAAGTTCTCGTGCAGCAGGGCGTTCGCGCTGAAACGGTGCTTATCAAGGGTGACGTAGGTTTTGCCGAACCTGCAAATGGTGCCGCCTACAGTGCATCCGCATCCACAGATGCCTTCAGAACTACCATGGGCTTTCTCGACAGACGGCTCAAACTTTGACCGGCGACTCTGCTCTGAAAATTCAAAAAGGCAGACCGGTTGGTCTGCCTTTGCATTCTACAAATGATTGCCTTCACTTCAACAGCAGCAGTTTCGTCACGGCGAGCGTCTCGGTTGCCCGACTCAAAACCGCAAAGTAAACTCCGCTCGGAAGCCAATTCGCATTTACGCTAACTTGCGTCTGACCGCTCAGATAACCGTCATACAAAACCGTGCTCTCCCGCCCCATTACATCAAACAGCTTTACCTCATACTCCCCCGCGCGCGCAACAGTTATCACCAAAGTTGTCACCGCGTTGAAGGGAGTTGGATATGCGGATAATGTACACGATTCCGGTCGGAAAGGCGAGGGAGAGTCAAATGACACCGAATTTGAATCGGCAGTCGTATCATGAGGTAACAGAGACCATGGAGCAAACAACACGTTGTCACCAACTTCTGCGCCCTGCCCGTTCGGATTCCGATCAAAATGATAAGGACCCGTCGCGTCTCCCCACCAGTTGTTGCGAGCGTCAATACGCGATTCCTCGTTCTCAACGTGCTTGACGCCCGGAAGGGAATGGACGAAGTCATTCCCTCGCAAGAATATCGTGTCAACGCCCGTGTCGCAGGAAACATAGACCTGAGGTCTGTTACCCAAAAGTGTTGGGCGGAATCTGTTGTG includes:
- a CDS encoding T9SS type A sorting domain-containing protein, with the protein product MKRPSTASLRYFALLLCTVGLLWNVSVSFADDPRQWGPPGRPIRQGHHIEWQRAAYTDANGYTLMTWSDTRTGDRDVFAQLIEPDGDLAPGWPVHVINYPFRQEDPEPIVTDGGFIIAWIDFRYDSTGDVFAQKLDYTGAKLWHPDGMIVDTNTTSMTNETTLRGATDGSGGAIVAWEDTRRGDAADIYAQRILSNGQRGWGSVVSVTDASGVQTGITADTDGQGGLIVGWNDNRDGGNVFAAKITNSGTLPWGGVGGRAVCDFTSRQLGLKLCPDYTTGGAYFIWQDERDGTSNNLYMQRFNGAGDAQWTEDGIVVCNANDDQRGARITPSFNNDAQDGVLTCWQDVRENGSVEEVFAQKTNAAGSHLWTANGVKVCGNAGPGGTGESRDNSRLTSDLAGGGMYVWDDTRHDAGDITQYNTYIQHLNASGVQQCGDCGVAVNTGNNQQQEAVLRMSGDGSDVFCIYADFYRGSRTVRVAQCNLATCVVERDQEIIFGLDGDATSPMNVRMFWGNVAFVWEDNRGVNYGKQIYYQVLDTTYDRTFPHIPENGSPIAPVSVAGDVFGQAKPFVCTDDNNGFYCVFENLADGLIQIRLQRVGQNGHLACDSAGAIVSASGVDQKDAQVVPDGAGGCYVVWAGFDQNFQLDVYAMRMNADCEPMWNEPALLSSDATSDDSNPFAVADGNGCVVAVWQTGEFGQLDVRAAKVCGDGTVAWQTAVSTAPRNQQEPQIAADGQGGVYLVWTDDRDEIQSKDIYGQRLNAAGQAQWTNNGRLIVTFAQDQKLPRLAVDSQSRVFVVWQDFRNGANLDLFGQKLNPDGSRIWPEQTGRWICGANSDQSDQQLLVEWSDGLYMVWEDGRTNPYSDIYGLHLDEQSNIAEPWWDQSSGETPLGGAINVEYQNQNQPALAHDYHGGVSAVWVDWRSSGKEPLQNIWGNWVNDYTVSVRELPAPMPREYMLTQNFPNPFNPTTEFRFTLPATEAVRIGVFNTLGQLVSTLVDEVMHAGTYQVRFDASELSSGTYFYRLETPSFQTVKKMVLIK
- a CDS encoding dienelactone hydrolase family protein, whose product is MKTLVLTLLCLAAFARADETVLRSLETTASPLQCWRALCEDWIYKQWMPVQSVTFGGAPETPWRVTFKDGSFEEGILKVLEPGRVLEYTYHGEYEIETVHLDFIPTETGTTIKLVHTIPGRDGRTLKSAMNAGDRWEARFTFLRTYLDSRPNSYLVKPYGDGRYPAVLLLHDRFGLNNTVRALADSLANRGYVVLAMDMFKGDRTSDVAQARQFLQLVNESDALRAVGSAWQALLADSSVNRSRIGVAGLGWGGEMTMRVLAADPSFRAGVAWYPSTAPADTILTRIAAPLMIIHAAPAMDKPTSQAEAMSQVLVQQGVRAETVLIKGDVGFAEPANGAAYSASASTDAFRTTMGFLDRRLKL